One Desulfobulbus propionicus DSM 2032 DNA segment encodes these proteins:
- a CDS encoding TonB-dependent receptor plug domain-containing protein, producing MTVSLLTSPRLFAVAACCCLPCAAFVFPHTVQAAHEQATSHGTEATTLETVVVTADRLSEFAEQNPAMVEVLGRKEMSRRNLLSVEEALGTMAGVEVKQSMGVGSRISIRGSGKSGGVLVLLNGRPLNSNQFGSVDLAGIPVETIESITVFKPPVPVWLGSGASEGAISIATKGITSKKEADKGPASKLRVAGGSYGTFESSASHQMRLASGATAMGSATGKHRDGKRSNSDLDSGSLLVHWDDELEENRKLEFNGRFFTSESGSPGPLDNPTPDARQSYDKASFDSRLSGLAGDSGDYALNLYGDTIRVEDKSQTGLVSTLDDDKVGLKGEYNWNDAADQWALRTSTILEHDDLDHTLSGSHQRSTAGIGVQTDRKWQDWTLTAGARGDEVSDFGFNPAVSGGIHHVLGVGWSFKANLGHSVNIPTFGQLYQPSHGSIDQTRGNPDLDKEKILAADAGVEYSPSKIASLRLSIFRSDTDDPILYQRDSTTHIYSPINGDKAWRQGVEAGGKYTVNPRLSLEANLILQDSEVEGTGAELTYTPHLTSKLTVQSTVPTSETRLETTLRYCGKQYSEMSNLESQRLDEYVTVDGKLTQPFKLMGTNAEWFVNVENLFDTGYSIHYGYPDEGIRLLTGLNLRF from the coding sequence ATGACCGTTTCCTTGCTTACCTCGCCAAGGCTGTTTGCAGTTGCCGCATGCTGCTGCCTCCCCTGCGCGGCATTCGTGTTTCCGCACACTGTCCAGGCGGCCCACGAACAGGCCACCAGCCATGGCACGGAGGCCACCACCTTGGAAACCGTGGTGGTCACTGCCGACCGGCTCAGTGAATTCGCCGAGCAGAACCCTGCCATGGTTGAGGTACTGGGACGCAAGGAGATGAGTCGGCGCAACCTGCTCAGTGTGGAGGAGGCGCTGGGCACCATGGCCGGGGTGGAGGTCAAGCAGTCCATGGGCGTGGGCTCGCGCATCTCCATCCGGGGCTCGGGAAAATCCGGCGGTGTCCTGGTGCTGTTGAACGGCCGGCCGCTGAACAGCAACCAGTTTGGCAGCGTCGATTTGGCGGGTATCCCGGTGGAAACCATCGAATCGATCACCGTGTTCAAGCCGCCGGTACCGGTCTGGTTGGGCAGCGGCGCCAGCGAGGGGGCGATCAGTATCGCCACCAAGGGGATCACCAGTAAAAAAGAGGCGGACAAGGGCCCGGCCAGCAAGCTACGGGTTGCCGGCGGTTCCTACGGCACCTTCGAGTCCAGTGCCAGCCACCAGATGCGCCTCGCATCAGGGGCCACGGCCATGGGCTCGGCCACTGGCAAGCACCGCGACGGCAAACGCAGCAACAGCGACCTCGATAGCGGCAGCTTGCTGGTGCATTGGGACGACGAATTGGAAGAGAACCGCAAGCTGGAGTTCAACGGCCGCTTCTTCACCTCGGAGTCGGGATCACCGGGGCCGCTGGATAACCCCACCCCGGATGCGCGCCAGTCCTACGACAAGGCTTCCTTTGACAGCCGACTCAGTGGTCTGGCTGGCGACAGCGGCGATTACGCGCTCAATCTCTATGGGGATACCATCCGCGTTGAAGATAAGAGCCAGACTGGTCTGGTCTCAACGCTTGACGACGACAAGGTGGGGTTGAAAGGGGAATACAACTGGAACGATGCAGCCGACCAATGGGCCCTGCGCACCAGCACCATCCTTGAACATGATGATCTTGATCACACCCTCTCCGGCAGCCACCAGCGAAGTACCGCCGGGATTGGCGTGCAGACGGATCGCAAATGGCAGGACTGGACCCTCACCGCCGGCGCACGCGGCGACGAGGTTTCCGACTTTGGCTTTAATCCGGCTGTCTCCGGTGGCATCCATCATGTGCTTGGCGTGGGTTGGTCATTCAAGGCCAATCTTGGCCACAGCGTCAACATTCCCACCTTTGGCCAGCTTTATCAACCCAGCCACGGCAGCATTGACCAAACCCGGGGCAACCCTGATCTGGACAAGGAAAAAATCCTCGCCGCCGATGCCGGTGTGGAATACAGCCCGAGTAAAATCGCCTCGCTGCGTTTGAGTATTTTCCGCAGCGACACCGACGACCCCATCCTTTACCAACGCGATTCCACCACGCACATCTACAGTCCAATCAACGGTGACAAAGCCTGGCGACAGGGAGTGGAGGCCGGAGGAAAATACACGGTGAATCCGCGACTCAGCTTGGAGGCTAATCTCATTCTTCAGGATTCCGAGGTCGAGGGGACCGGTGCAGAGTTGACCTACACTCCCCACCTTACTTCCAAGCTCACCGTACAAAGCACTGTGCCAACCAGTGAAACCCGCCTGGAAACGACCTTGCGTTATTGCGGCAAACAATACAGCGAGATGAGTAACCTGGAATCGCAAAGATTAGACGAGTATGTAACGGTGGACGGCAAACTAACGCAACCCTTCAAGCTCATGGGCACGAACGCGGAATGGTTCGTCAATGTGGAAAATCTCTTCGATACCGGCTATTCCATTCACTACGGCTATCCGGATGAGGGTATCCGCTTGCTCACTGGCCTCAATCTGCGGTTTTGA
- the rfaD gene encoding ADP-glyceromanno-heptose 6-epimerase, whose translation MIIVTGGLGFIGSNIIHALNARGVTDIIVVDDFTDGTKFTNVSDAQVADYFDKDEFLTRVQQGQCFNGKVDALLHQGACSATTEWNGKLVMENNFTYSKELFHYADQHRIPFIYASSASVYGNGTTFIEDPRFERPINVYAYSKTLFDQYVRRHVVSGQSQVVGLRYFNVYGPREQHKGGMASVAFHLRNQLLSKKVVHLFEGSDGYGPGEQRRDFIHVEDAVDVILWFLEYPAISGIFNVGTGKSQSFNEVAQAVLTAFGYGELQYIPFPEHLKGRYQSFTEADITRLREAGYNRAFRSVESGVLDYMEWLGQGEPIFARGAVATL comes from the coding sequence ATGATCATTGTCACCGGAGGATTAGGTTTTATCGGCAGCAACATCATCCACGCCTTGAACGCCCGTGGCGTAACCGACATCATTGTTGTTGACGATTTCACGGACGGCACCAAATTTACCAACGTCTCTGATGCCCAGGTGGCTGATTATTTCGACAAAGACGAGTTCTTGACCCGTGTGCAGCAAGGGCAGTGCTTCAACGGAAAGGTGGATGCGCTGCTCCACCAGGGAGCCTGTTCCGCCACTACGGAGTGGAACGGCAAGCTGGTGATGGAAAACAACTTCACCTATTCCAAGGAACTGTTTCACTACGCTGACCAACACCGCATACCTTTCATATATGCCTCAAGTGCTTCGGTGTATGGTAATGGTACGACCTTCATCGAAGATCCACGATTCGAACGACCGATTAACGTCTATGCGTACTCCAAGACTTTGTTTGATCAGTATGTTCGCCGTCATGTTGTTTCTGGTCAAAGCCAGGTTGTCGGTCTCCGGTATTTTAATGTGTACGGGCCACGCGAACAGCATAAGGGAGGCATGGCCAGCGTGGCATTTCACCTGCGCAATCAACTGCTTTCGAAAAAGGTTGTTCACCTTTTTGAAGGATCGGATGGTTACGGCCCCGGTGAACAGCGCCGCGATTTTATCCATGTGGAGGATGCAGTTGATGTCATCCTCTGGTTTTTGGAGTATCCGGCAATATCCGGCATTTTCAATGTCGGCACCGGAAAAAGTCAGAGTTTCAACGAGGTGGCCCAGGCAGTACTAACGGCTTTTGGGTACGGTGAGTTGCAATATATTCCTTTCCCGGAACACCTCAAAGGTCGTTACCAGAGTTTTACCGAGGCCGATATCACCCGCCTGCGAGAAGCAGGATATAATCGGGCATTTCGTTCCGTAGAATCGGGGGTTCTCGACTATATGGAATGGCTGGGACAAGGCGAGCCTATCTTCGCCCGGGGGGCGGTTGCCACGCTATGA
- a CDS encoding type IV secretory system conjugative DNA transfer family protein → MKSPESTEPKAPWTHIGQGVHLDHPQTVMELGVPDSHRKGHFWCFGTTRVGKTRIMEHIIEQDICKGYSVVAIDPKGDIDLFSKITQLAHETDRLDDLMLITPIFPQYSAILDPLSSYYMPEELVAHITAGVAIGREPYFFGVAYEVSLVVVQALIMLAEQAGHKPSFNLNDIKNHISHQDLEQLKEKIDYIDSPEAKQLSLDIQKILSTPADYYSKVASSLRVALTELTSGNVGKIIGKADENRFIQRLEEGKGIILVVQLGLLLTKRAAYTAGKVIISMIQAFVGRVYSSGRNVTPSLVLHIDEAQSVLYQGIEDLFAKAGGAGVFIHGYP, encoded by the coding sequence ATGAAGTCACCAGAATCGACGGAACCGAAAGCCCCTTGGACCCATATCGGACAAGGCGTGCATCTCGATCATCCGCAAACGGTCATGGAACTGGGTGTGCCCGACAGTCACCGTAAGGGTCATTTCTGGTGCTTTGGCACCACCCGGGTCGGCAAGACCCGGATCATGGAACACATCATCGAGCAGGATATCTGCAAGGGGTATTCGGTGGTGGCCATTGATCCTAAGGGCGATATCGATCTGTTCTCCAAGATCACCCAACTGGCCCATGAGACCGACCGGCTCGACGACCTGATGCTGATCACCCCGATCTTTCCCCAGTACAGTGCTATCCTCGATCCTTTGTCGTCCTACTACATGCCCGAGGAACTGGTGGCCCATATTACCGCCGGGGTAGCCATCGGCCGTGAACCCTATTTCTTCGGGGTGGCCTACGAGGTCAGCCTGGTAGTGGTCCAGGCGCTCATTATGCTGGCCGAGCAGGCCGGGCATAAGCCCTCGTTCAACCTCAACGACATCAAGAACCACATCAGCCATCAGGACCTGGAGCAGCTCAAAGAGAAGATCGATTACATTGACAGCCCGGAGGCCAAACAGCTCTCCCTGGATATCCAGAAAATTCTCTCTACGCCGGCGGACTACTACTCCAAGGTGGCCAGCTCCTTGCGGGTGGCGCTCACCGAGTTGACCTCGGGCAATGTCGGCAAGATCATCGGCAAGGCTGACGAGAACCGTTTCATCCAACGGCTGGAAGAAGGCAAGGGCATCATCCTGGTGGTGCAATTGGGCTTGTTGTTGACCAAGCGGGCGGCCTATACCGCCGGCAAGGTGATCATCTCCATGATCCAGGCCTTTGTCGGCCGGGTCTATTCCTCAGGCAGGAATGTGACCCCCTCTTTAGTGCTCCATATCGACGAGGCCCAGTCGGTCCTCTACCAAGGGATCGAGGACCTCTTTGCCAAGGCCGGCGGCGCCGGGGTGTTCATCCACGGTTATCCTTGA
- a CDS encoding IS3 family transposase, whose protein sequence is MVDFSRRWSAKAEIPTNRLIVWLGVARSKFYAWIGRCGKANEHNGLIPRDFWLESWEQEAIIRFALDHPLEGYRRLTFMMLDRDIVAVSPSSTWRVLAKAGLLKKWNRKNSAKGNGFVQPLRPHEHWHIDVSHLNICGTFYYLCSLLDGCSRFIVHWEIREQMTEQDVEIIVQRAKEKYPEARPRIISDNGPQFIAKDFKEFIRLSGMTHVRTSPYYPQSNGKLERFHATIKGECIRPGVPLSLDDAPRMVEKFIAHYNNVRLHSAIGYVAPVDKLSGREQEIFKERDRKLEAARELRKTKRLRAPSANPMLSQKDNTAPSESLLQTARLSISN, encoded by the coding sequence GTGGTTGATTTCAGTCGCCGGTGGAGTGCAAAAGCAGAAATACCCACCAACAGGCTCATCGTCTGGCTTGGCGTGGCGCGGAGTAAATTTTACGCCTGGATTGGCCGTTGCGGCAAGGCAAACGAACATAACGGTCTAATCCCTCGTGACTTCTGGCTGGAGTCCTGGGAGCAGGAGGCCATCATCCGGTTTGCGCTCGATCATCCCCTGGAAGGGTATCGGCGGTTGACGTTCATGATGCTTGATCGGGACATTGTTGCCGTCAGTCCGAGTAGTACCTGGCGAGTCTTGGCCAAGGCCGGTTTGCTCAAGAAGTGGAACCGAAAAAACAGCGCCAAGGGAAATGGCTTCGTGCAACCGCTTCGTCCTCATGAACATTGGCATATCGATGTGTCACATCTCAATATCTGCGGCACCTTTTATTATCTATGCAGCCTGCTCGACGGCTGCAGCCGTTTCATCGTTCATTGGGAGATCCGGGAGCAGATGACGGAGCAGGATGTGGAGATCATTGTCCAACGGGCCAAGGAGAAATACCCCGAAGCCCGGCCTCGGATCATCTCCGATAACGGCCCGCAATTCATTGCCAAGGATTTCAAGGAATTCATCCGGCTCTCCGGCATGACGCACGTGCGGACATCACCGTACTATCCGCAGTCCAACGGCAAGTTGGAGCGATTTCATGCCACCATCAAGGGAGAGTGCATTCGCCCCGGCGTACCGCTTTCCCTTGACGACGCCCCGAGGATGGTGGAGAAGTTCATTGCCCACTACAACAACGTCCGGCTGCATAGCGCCATTGGCTACGTGGCTCCAGTGGACAAGCTCAGTGGCAGGGAGCAGGAAATTTTCAAAGAGCGGGACCGGAAACTGGAAGCGGCCAGAGAACTGAGGAAGACAAAACGGCTTCGGGCGCCGTCGGCAAACCCGATGCTCTCTCAAAAAGACAATACGGCTCCTTCGGAGTCCTTACTGCAAACGGCAAGATTGTCCATTTCCAACTGA
- a CDS encoding transposase, whose protein sequence is MRKKRHNYSPEEKVFILKRHLVGREAVSDLCDEYQLQPKIFYDWQKQFFEKGASAFAREGKSKQQAEEKRIRELEEKLRRKHEVLSELLEEHIQLKKELGEL, encoded by the coding sequence ATGCGAAAGAAGCGTCACAACTACAGCCCTGAAGAGAAGGTCTTTATCCTGAAACGGCACTTGGTTGGCCGAGAGGCGGTTTCGGATTTGTGCGACGAATACCAATTGCAGCCGAAGATTTTTTACGATTGGCAGAAGCAGTTCTTTGAAAAAGGGGCTTCAGCGTTTGCCCGTGAAGGAAAGAGCAAACAGCAGGCGGAGGAGAAGCGCATTCGTGAGCTTGAGGAGAAATTGCGCCGGAAACATGAAGTGCTTTCGGAACTGCTGGAGGAGCATATCCAGTTAAAAAAAGAACTTGGGGAGCTCTGA
- a CDS encoding restriction endonuclease produces MAVPDFQSFFLPMLQLSSDGNVHSLKEAYEALANHFKLTDADMLEMLPSGKQAVYKNRIAWARAYLAKALLLESPKRGVFCITERGKELLASKPVTLRVQHLKQYPEFVAFHQQNGGADAKADTNDDSEKIATPEETFEAAYQEMRGNLAAELLSLISANSPAFFEQLVIKLLVRMGYGGSIKDAGMAVGKTGDGGIDGIIKEDKLGLDVIYIQAKRWQGVVGRPEIQKFVGALHGQRAKRGVFITTSSFTRDAEQYVATIDPRVVLIDGNKLVDLMIDYDLGVATIERYDVKRIDSDFFLEG; encoded by the coding sequence GTGGCGGTACCGGATTTCCAGTCGTTCTTTTTGCCAATGCTCCAACTCTCCAGTGACGGCAATGTTCATAGCCTGAAAGAAGCCTATGAGGCGTTAGCAAACCATTTCAAACTGACAGATGCCGACATGCTTGAAATGTTGCCCAGCGGAAAACAGGCCGTATATAAGAATCGGATTGCATGGGCGCGTGCGTATCTCGCCAAGGCACTGTTGCTGGAAAGCCCGAAACGCGGAGTCTTTTGTATTACTGAACGTGGCAAGGAGCTGCTGGCATCGAAGCCGGTAACACTGCGCGTTCAACACCTAAAGCAATATCCTGAATTCGTGGCGTTCCATCAGCAGAACGGTGGCGCAGATGCAAAAGCGGATACAAATGACGATTCTGAGAAAATTGCCACTCCTGAAGAAACCTTCGAAGCCGCTTACCAGGAAATGCGCGGGAACTTGGCCGCTGAGCTGCTCTCTTTGATATCCGCCAACTCACCAGCATTTTTCGAACAGTTGGTCATCAAACTACTCGTGAGAATGGGATACGGTGGTTCGATCAAAGATGCAGGAATGGCTGTTGGCAAAACCGGTGACGGAGGCATCGACGGCATCATCAAGGAGGACAAACTCGGCCTTGATGTCATTTACATCCAGGCAAAGCGATGGCAAGGTGTTGTGGGCCGTCCCGAAATCCAAAAATTTGTCGGCGCGTTGCACGGACAGAGGGCCAAGAGAGGTGTCTTTATCACAACTTCCAGTTTTACGAGAGATGCGGAGCAATATGTGGCGACCATCGATCCACGAGTGGTGCTCATTGATGGGAACAAGCTGGTTGACCTGATGATTGACTATGATCTGGGTGTTGCGACGATTGAGCGGTATGACGTGAAAAGAATTGATTCGGATTTCTTTCTTGAAGGGTAG
- a CDS encoding HU family DNA-binding protein, whose amino-acid sequence MTKSDLIQALAEQMNLPVKDAKSIVDTIIGTMVDALAEGRGVELRGFGSFQVREYEGYTGRNPKTGEQIKVAPKKLPFFKVGKDLRDRINSEQ is encoded by the coding sequence ATGACAAAATCTGATTTGATTCAGGCTTTAGCTGAGCAGATGAACTTACCCGTGAAGGACGCCAAATCCATCGTCGATACCATCATTGGTACGATGGTCGACGCGCTTGCGGAAGGTCGCGGAGTCGAGTTGCGAGGTTTTGGAAGTTTTCAGGTCCGAGAATATGAAGGCTATACTGGTCGAAATCCTAAGACAGGCGAACAGATCAAGGTGGCACCGAAAAAGCTGCCGTTCTTCAAGGTCGGCAAGGACCTGCGGGACCGGATCAACAGCGAGCAGTAG
- a CDS encoding 4Fe-4S binding protein translates to MNIESTSLIFFSPTNTTRKIVEGIAQGLQPTSKQYFDLTPPGATGQMRQEFNQDVAIIGAPVYAGRLPSVMLSRFKQIKGNGKPAVLIVVYGNRAYEDALIELRNVAIEAGFKPIAAGAFVGEHSYSTSNKPIAIDQPDTEDMVKAHAFGQAILKKIQTASNIPNEPLYVPGNFPYKEVQMRASIAPSVNEALCSRCGECALVCPTGAIDRENPVSTSKELCIRCCACVKTCPNGAKAFGSRE, encoded by the coding sequence ATGAATATCGAATCGACGAGCCTGATCTTCTTTTCTCCAACAAATACGACCAGGAAAATAGTCGAGGGTATTGCTCAAGGACTGCAACCGACATCAAAGCAGTATTTTGACCTGACTCCTCCAGGTGCAACCGGACAGATGCGCCAAGAATTCAATCAAGACGTGGCAATTATCGGCGCACCAGTCTACGCGGGTAGACTGCCTTCTGTCATGCTCTCCCGGTTTAAACAAATAAAAGGTAACGGCAAGCCCGCTGTCCTTATCGTTGTTTACGGCAATCGGGCCTACGAAGATGCACTCATCGAGCTAAGGAATGTTGCCATTGAGGCCGGTTTCAAACCCATTGCCGCCGGAGCATTTGTCGGCGAGCATTCCTATTCTACTTCTAACAAGCCAATTGCCATTGATCAGCCTGACACTGAAGATATGGTAAAAGCTCACGCGTTTGGACAAGCCATTCTCAAGAAAATCCAGACCGCGAGTAACATCCCAAATGAACCCCTCTACGTCCCTGGGAATTTCCCGTACAAAGAGGTTCAGATGCGGGCAAGCATAGCACCATCGGTGAACGAGGCGCTTTGTTCCCGATGTGGAGAATGTGCTCTTGTCTGCCCAACTGGCGCTATTGACAGAGAAAATCCCGTATCGACATCTAAAGAATTGTGCATCAGGTGCTGCGCTTGCGTCAAGACGTGCCCGAATGGTGCGAAGGCTTTTGGTTCACGCGAGTAG
- a CDS encoding type IV toxin-antitoxin system AbiEi family antitoxin — protein sequence MFIFYVCSKLMNTDKNEHNHEGGIAILRQAMEALAELVHFQYEVEPTRDHVDERYDCIIRVKNYDTELRWCVEVKNRLTKGDELKALRWKENAKYPLLLATKYIPPQAAFRLRENGIQFVDTVGNAFINQPPLFIFVQGNKPKPGEIVAAPAARLFKGVGLKIVYLLLCRPELVVRPYRELADMAGVALGTVNVTVMELIKKGFILDMGKKGKKLLDTKTLFDRWIAAYPDNLKPKLLLGRFRGDGDWWKDAQLDPVYAQCGGEVAAAKLTGYLKPGAVTLYVDKNRLPELVITNRLKKDPQGNVEILQRFWPPKNGFGEGDTVHPILVYADLLALGEQRTMETAQILYERYLDKYFE from the coding sequence TTGTTCATTTTTTATGTATGTTCAAAATTAATGAACACTGATAAAAATGAACATAACCATGAAGGCGGTATCGCTATCCTTCGTCAAGCGATGGAAGCTTTGGCGGAGTTGGTCCATTTCCAATACGAGGTGGAGCCGACTCGCGATCATGTCGACGAACGGTACGATTGTATCATTCGGGTTAAAAATTACGATACGGAACTCCGGTGGTGTGTTGAAGTGAAAAATCGGCTCACAAAAGGGGACGAGCTTAAAGCTCTCCGCTGGAAGGAGAACGCAAAATATCCTCTTCTGTTGGCAACCAAATACATTCCTCCCCAGGCGGCATTTAGATTGAGAGAAAATGGCATCCAATTCGTTGATACGGTTGGCAATGCTTTTATCAATCAACCACCGCTGTTCATCTTTGTGCAAGGCAATAAACCGAAACCCGGAGAAATAGTGGCGGCGCCTGCTGCTCGTCTTTTTAAGGGGGTCGGTTTAAAAATCGTGTACCTCCTGTTGTGTCGACCGGAACTCGTTGTAAGGCCGTATAGAGAGCTGGCTGATATGGCAGGTGTCGCCTTGGGAACAGTGAACGTTACGGTGATGGAATTGATCAAGAAAGGCTTCATTCTCGATATGGGAAAGAAAGGGAAGAAGCTCTTGGATACAAAGACTCTCTTCGACCGCTGGATTGCGGCGTACCCTGACAATCTCAAGCCGAAGTTATTGTTGGGACGATTCCGAGGTGATGGTGACTGGTGGAAGGATGCTCAGCTAGATCCCGTGTACGCTCAGTGCGGAGGAGAAGTTGCCGCAGCGAAACTGACCGGATATTTGAAACCAGGCGCGGTCACGCTATATGTCGATAAAAATCGTTTGCCTGAACTGGTAATCACAAACAGGTTGAAAAAAGACCCACAAGGCAACGTTGAGATACTTCAACGATTCTGGCCACCAAAGAACGGTTTCGGTGAAGGTGATACCGTTCATCCGATCCTTGTCTATGCAGACCTACTCGCGCTAGGCGAACAACGAACCATGGAAACCGCACAGATTCTCTATGAGCGATATCTCGATAAATATTTCGAGTAG